A genome region from Hevea brasiliensis isolate MT/VB/25A 57/8 chromosome 7, ASM3005281v1, whole genome shotgun sequence includes the following:
- the LOC110637600 gene encoding U-box domain-containing protein 19 yields MILKQNGPGRRILTFPAVYPCESIDPTTLLASLTNLALHICEYKSKSFSTNAPNASKTIRIVSSILLFLEEMRHVVGSGIPDSVVLSLSELHLTLQKVRYLLEDCTREDARLWMLMKSDSVANQFRVLCRALSAALDVLPPGLLDVPSEAKELLELVTSQARKSRFEVDPDDERAIKDVFLILNLFENGVFPDRSDIKRVLDYIGVQQWSDCNKEVKLLDAEIELDYSNEEKRREMSFLSSLMGFMSYSRCVLFDSIDTKVTQQQQLYSRCGSELLSCLNGDDFRCPISLEVMKEPVTIETGHTYDRSSILKWFKSGTPTCPKTGKRLGSTELIPNLVLKGLIQQYCFRNGIPFAECSHKNRDITRTVHPGSLAFEGAVRLVADFLSDKLANGDGEERNKAAYEIRLLSKASIFNRSCLVEAGVIPHLLKLLLSKESLSQENAIAGLLNLSKHSKSKAAIVKNGGLEPIVDVLKKGLQMEAKQHAAATLFYLASIEEYRKLIGESTEAIPALLHLIREGHDRAKKNALVAVYGLLMHPDNHWRVLATGAVPTLLSLLTSSEREELVTDSLAVLASLAEKADGARAILRSGALPQIVRILDSSTSRAAKEQCVALLLALCINGGTNVVALLLKSPSLMGSLYSQLNEGTSRASKKASSVIRILHEFYERNSSGSKTSVLPQERFIHVW; encoded by the coding sequence ATGATCCTGAAACAAAACGGCCCGGGTCGCCGGATTCTTACGTTCCCGGCGGTGTATCCCTGCGAGAGCATAGACCCAACGACGTTGCTTGCCTCGCTCACCAATCTAGCCCTCCACATTTGTGAGTATAAATCCAAATCTTTCTCTACCAATGCACCAAACGCGAGCAAAACGATTCGCATAGTCAGCAGCATTCTCCTATTCCTCGAGGAAATGCGACACGTTGTCGGTTCGGGCATACCTGATTCGGTTGTTCTAAGCTTGTCGGAGCTCCATTTGACGTTGCAGAAGGTTCGGTACTTGCTAGAAGATTGTACCCGGGAAGATGCTCGTCTATGGATGTTAATGAAGTCGGATTCGGTAGCGAATCAGTTCCGGGTGCTTTGCCGGGCCTTGTCCGCCGCTCTGGATGTTTTGCCACCCGGGTTGCTTGATGTGCCTAGCGAAGCGAAGGAGTTGCTTGAGTTGGTAACGAGTCAAGCACGGAAATCAAGATTTGAAGTAGACCCAGATGATGAACGGGCAATCAAAGATGTTTTCTTGATCTTGAACCTGTTCGAAAATGGTGTTTTTCCTGATAGGAGTGATATCAAACGGGTTTTGGATTACATTGGGGTCCAACAATGGAGCGATTGCAATAAAGAAGTGAAGTTATTGGATGCAGAGATTGAATTGGATTATTCAAacgaagagaagagaagagaaatgTCGTTTTTAAGTAGCTTGATGGGGTTCATGAGCTATTCAAGATGCGTATTGTTCGATTCTATCGATACCAAAGTCACCCAACAACAGCAGCTTTATAGTAGATGCGGCAGCGAGTTGCTTAGCTGCCTTAACGGCGATGATTTTCGATGCCCTATATCGCTTGAGGTCATGAAAGAGCCTGTCACGATAGAGACAGGGCATACTTATGATCGATCTTCGATATTGAAGTGGTTCAAGTCTGGAACTCCCACTTGTCCAAAAACGGGCAAGAGACTTGGATCCACAGAATTAATCCCAAATTTAGTGCTTAAGGGGCTAATTCAACAATACTGCTTCCGAAATGGAATCCCTTTTGCCGAGTGTAGTCACAAGAATCGTGACATAACCAGGACGGTTCACCCAGGAAGTTTGGCATTTGAGGGAGCTGTGAGATTGGTAGCTGATTTTCTTTCTGATAAGCTTGCAAATGGAGATGGTGAAGAGAGGAATAAAGCAGCCTATGAAATTCGGCTTCTTAGCAAAGCAAGCATTTTTAATCGGTCTTGCTTGGTGGAAGCTGGTGTGATCCCACATCTATTGAAGCTGTTGTTGTCTAAAGAATCTTTGTCTCAAGAGAATGCCATTGCAGGTTTATTGAATCTTTCGAAGCATTCGAAAAGCAAAGCTGCGATTGTTAAGAATGGAGGACTGGAACCGATTGTGGATGTTTTAAAGAAGGGGTTACAGATGGAGGCTAAGCAGCACGCTGCTGCTACGTTGTTTTACCTTGCTTCGATAGAGGAGTATAGGAAATTGATTGGAGAGAGTACTGAGGCTATACCAGCTTTACTACACTTAATTAGGGAAGGACATGATCGTGCCAAGAAGAATGCATTGGTTGCGGTATATGGATTGCTTATGCACCCTGACAACCATTGGAGGGTTCTTGCAACCGGAGCAGTTCCTACACTTCTTTCTCTTTTGACATCTTCTGAAAGAGAAGAATTAGTAACAGATTCTTTAGCAGTTTTAGCTAGTCTAGCAGAAAAAGCTGACGGTGCTAGGGCAATTCTGCGATCTGGAGCCTTGCCTCAAATTGTGCGGATTTTAGATTCCTCCACTTCAAGGGCAGCAAAGGAGCAGTGTGTGGCTTTGTTGTTGGCTTTATGCATCAATGGCGGTACAAATGTGGTAGCCCTTTTGCTCAAGAGCCCTTCTCTCATGGGATCGTTATATTCCCAACTGAAT